The following coding sequences lie in one Pontibacter sp. G13 genomic window:
- a CDS encoding electron transfer flavoprotein subunit alpha/FixB family protein, which translates to MSILLFAESNQGTLNKNVFEAATYGYDLAQSLGTDLVAVSVGQIEDAELEKLGTYGVSKVLKVADDKLNSFANAAYAAAITQAAKQVDAKAVVFAQTYDGRAVAPRVAAKLDATPIAGAITLADAANGFETKRMAYSGKGVQDYKATKDKLVIVVKANGYKTEEHPTSATVEAMDFKAGSKDFTAIAKEIIKASEGISLTEADIVVSAGRGMKGPENWGMIEELAELLGAATACSKPTADMGWRPHHEHVGQTGIQIAPNLYFAIGISGAIQHLAGVSSSKNIVVINKDPEAPFFKIADFGIVGDLFEVVPQMIEAIKALKVAS; encoded by the coding sequence ATGTCCATTCTTCTCTTTGCGGAAAGCAATCAGGGAACCCTGAATAAAAACGTATTCGAGGCCGCGACCTACGGATATGACCTCGCCCAATCTTTGGGCACTGACCTCGTGGCGGTTTCCGTCGGTCAGATTGAAGATGCTGAGTTGGAAAAGTTGGGTACCTACGGGGTGTCCAAAGTCCTCAAGGTTGCGGATGACAAGCTCAATTCCTTCGCCAATGCTGCCTATGCTGCGGCGATTACCCAAGCTGCCAAGCAAGTAGATGCCAAGGCCGTAGTATTCGCTCAGACCTATGACGGTCGTGCGGTTGCTCCTCGTGTCGCTGCTAAATTGGACGCTACCCCTATCGCAGGGGCGATCACCCTGGCCGATGCTGCCAATGGTTTTGAAACCAAGCGCATGGCCTACTCCGGAAAAGGAGTTCAGGACTACAAAGCTACCAAAGATAAATTGGTGATCGTGGTCAAAGCCAATGGCTACAAGACCGAAGAGCATCCTACTTCCGCTACCGTGGAGGCTATGGATTTCAAAGCAGGCAGCAAGGACTTTACGGCTATTGCCAAAGAGATCATCAAAGCCAGCGAAGGCATCTCCCTGACAGAAGCTGACATTGTCGTGTCCGCTGGACGTGGCATGAAAGGCCCTGAAAACTGGGGAATGATCGAAGAATTGGCTGAATTGCTCGGTGCTGCCACTGCATGTTCCAAGCCTACCGCCGACATGGGATGGCGTCCGCACCACGAGCACGTGGGACAGACGGGTATCCAGATTGCCCCGAATCTCTATTTCGCGATTGGGATCTCAGGCGCGATCCAGCATTTGGCGGGTGTAAGCTCTTCCAAGAATATCGTGGTAATCAACAAAGATCCGGAAGCTCCATTTTTCAAAATTGCCGATTTTGGAATCGTAGGGGACCTTTTCGAAGTTGTTCCACAAATGATTGAAGCCATCAAAGCATTGAAGGTAGCAAGCTAA
- a CDS encoding bifunctional nuclease domain-containing protein, with the protein MKKIRLEIIGLSSSHSQIGHYALVLGESNGNRRLPIIIGGGEAQAIALELENIKTNRPMTHDLIYNLARHFDINLVEVIINDLHEGIFYARLIMELDGEIHEIDSRPSDAVAIGVRFKVPIYTYESVLSEAGIVIEDDEEGGGTLGSEDSDFSLAEIEKSDPMEDEDPVPPSPKKKATASSPASKKRELDRLQKELDKALEGEDYEKAAKLRDEINQLGGE; encoded by the coding sequence GTGAAAAAAATTCGTCTGGAAATTATCGGTCTGTCGTCTAGCCACTCCCAGATCGGCCATTACGCCCTTGTATTGGGAGAATCTAACGGCAACAGAAGACTGCCGATCATCATCGGAGGAGGGGAAGCTCAGGCCATTGCCCTTGAGCTGGAGAATATCAAGACCAACCGTCCGATGACGCACGACTTGATCTACAACCTTGCCCGTCATTTCGATATCAACTTGGTCGAGGTCATTATCAATGACCTGCACGAAGGCATCTTCTATGCTCGGCTCATTATGGAGCTCGATGGAGAAATCCACGAGATCGATAGTAGGCCCAGTGACGCTGTGGCCATCGGTGTGCGCTTCAAAGTGCCTATCTACACGTATGAAAGCGTCCTCTCGGAAGCGGGAATCGTGATCGAAGACGACGAGGAAGGCGGTGGTACGCTTGGCTCTGAGGATTCCGATTTCTCTCTCGCCGAAATCGAGAAGTCCGATCCGATGGAAGATGAAGACCCCGTGCCTCCGTCTCCCAAAAAGAAAGCGACTGCTTCTAGCCCTGCTTCCAAAAAGCGGGAACTCGACCGTCTCCAAAAAGAGCTCGACAAAGCCCTCGAAGGAGAAGATTACGAGAAAGCAGCCAAACTCCGCGATGAAATCAATCAGCTCGGAGGAGAATA